A stretch of Arthrobacter sp. NEB 688 DNA encodes these proteins:
- a CDS encoding FAD-dependent oxidoreductase translates to MADVVILGAGVAGHTAALHLSRLLPKGHTVTVVSPNSRWNWIPSNIWVGVGKMGKKDVVFPLEPVYRKKGIRFVQAKAVAIRPDGDADDARGAVDVVHTSAERDGEEQRLRYDYLVNATGPQLKFGMTEGLGPDGGHTVSVCTADHAVHAAAELRAAIDRMRAGEHQTIVVGMGHGTCTCEGAAFEYVFNVDHELREAGVRDLARVVYLSNEAALGDFGVDGMTFAERGFETTSELWTASLFRERGVEAILGAHVHRIEPGVIHYETLDGEMHELAFDFGMLLPPFGGVPLRAYDRDGADVTDRMFAPSGFMRVDADYTAKPYEEWRGEDWPLTYLAPGYDNVFAVGIAFAPPHQISRPRTSPNGTVIAPSPPRTGMPSGVMGKTAALTIVDRIRHGADRPAHEASTARMGAACVASAGAGMRRGSAAAMTMMPVVPDYSRYPTGRDTADTRGELGLSGHWVKLMLHHLFIHKAKGRLGWHLIPE, encoded by the coding sequence ATGGCCGATGTCGTCATCCTCGGCGCGGGCGTCGCGGGGCACACCGCAGCCCTGCACCTGAGCCGCCTGCTGCCGAAGGGCCACACGGTGACCGTCGTGTCACCGAACTCCCGCTGGAACTGGATCCCGTCCAACATCTGGGTCGGGGTCGGCAAGATGGGGAAGAAGGACGTCGTCTTCCCCCTCGAACCGGTCTACCGCAAGAAGGGGATCCGGTTCGTCCAGGCCAAGGCCGTCGCGATCCGCCCCGACGGCGACGCCGACGACGCACGCGGCGCGGTCGACGTCGTGCACACCTCCGCCGAGCGCGACGGCGAGGAGCAGCGCCTGCGCTACGACTACCTCGTCAACGCCACCGGCCCCCAGCTGAAGTTCGGCATGACCGAGGGCCTCGGCCCGGACGGCGGCCACACCGTGTCGGTCTGCACGGCCGACCACGCGGTGCACGCCGCGGCCGAGCTGCGCGCCGCCATCGACCGGATGAGGGCCGGCGAGCACCAGACGATCGTCGTCGGCATGGGCCACGGCACGTGCACGTGCGAGGGGGCGGCGTTCGAGTACGTCTTCAACGTCGACCACGAGCTGCGCGAGGCCGGCGTCCGCGACCTGGCCCGCGTCGTCTACCTGAGCAATGAGGCCGCCCTCGGCGACTTCGGCGTCGATGGGATGACGTTCGCGGAGAGGGGTTTCGAGACCACCTCCGAGCTCTGGACCGCAAGCCTGTTCCGCGAGCGCGGCGTCGAGGCCATCCTCGGCGCGCACGTCCACCGCATCGAGCCGGGCGTCATCCACTACGAGACGCTCGACGGCGAGATGCACGAGCTCGCCTTCGACTTCGGGATGCTCCTCCCGCCGTTCGGCGGCGTGCCGCTCAGGGCCTACGACCGCGACGGCGCCGACGTCACCGACCGGATGTTCGCGCCGAGCGGGTTCATGCGGGTCGACGCCGACTACACGGCCAAGCCGTACGAGGAGTGGCGCGGCGAGGACTGGCCGCTCACCTACCTGGCCCCCGGCTACGACAACGTCTTCGCCGTCGGCATCGCCTTCGCCCCGCCGCACCAGATCTCGCGCCCGCGCACGAGCCCGAACGGCACGGTCATCGCCCCGTCGCCGCCGCGCACCGGCATGCCCTCGGGCGTCATGGGCAAGACGGCGGCGCTGACCATCGTCGACCGGATCAGGCACGGCGCGGACCGGCCGGCCCACGAGGCGTCGACGGCCCGGATGGGCGCGGCGTGCGTCGCGTCGGCGGGCGCCGGGATGCGGCGCGGCTCGGCCGCGGCGATGACGATGATGCCGGTCGTCCCCGACTACTCCCGCTACCCGACGGGGCGCGACACCGCGGACACCCGCGGCGAGCTCGGCCTCTCGGGGCACTGGGTGAAGCTCATGCTCCACCACCTCTTCATCCACAAGGCCAAGGGCCGGCTCGGCTGGCACCTCATCCCGGAGTGA
- a CDS encoding NAD-binding protein — translation MSPSPPSGAARPRTVVVGDLEATRLLCTLLAQEGVDVVHLLDPDEAALRAALVDPVDGVAVLVRGDLPALRLALLVEHLRPGVRLVVTIFDRTLGGHLARVVPQCTVTSPAEVAAPAVAAACVRPGVLALLAGPEGVRELVDGDDGPVLRPGAPEPLDRAARVARWLPRHDGGSDGVLLLGVGGLTATIALEWALGVGVLHEGLVEGFYGSARLVATVGPAGAEADGAPAWYLVVSALLMLVGIAFTGALVAGIVEWMVGPRTASLVGPRRVPVRDHVVVAGLGQVGLRVAELLAALRVPVVVVERSRDAPHLGAARAARVPVVLGDAGSRAVLTRLRLARARAVAAMGSEDLDNVAVVINALAVAPGVRAVLRAGEGAAVTETTSLFRIARVADVGVMTAAWVCASVRGRRPRVVWAGEHRVGVLDAEGVGRREVPVRCGCAAG, via the coding sequence GTGAGCCCGTCCCCGCCGAGCGGCGCGGCCCGACCGCGCACGGTCGTCGTGGGGGACCTCGAGGCGACCCGCCTCCTCTGCACGCTCCTCGCGCAGGAGGGTGTCGACGTCGTCCACCTCCTCGACCCCGACGAGGCCGCGCTGCGCGCCGCGCTCGTCGACCCGGTCGACGGCGTGGCCGTCCTCGTGCGCGGGGACCTGCCGGCGCTACGCCTGGCCCTGCTCGTCGAGCACCTGCGTCCCGGGGTCCGGCTCGTCGTCACGATCTTCGACCGCACCCTCGGCGGGCACCTCGCCCGGGTCGTGCCGCAGTGCACCGTCACCTCGCCGGCGGAGGTCGCGGCGCCGGCGGTCGCCGCCGCGTGCGTGCGGCCGGGGGTGCTGGCCCTCCTCGCGGGTCCGGAGGGTGTGCGCGAGCTCGTGGACGGTGACGACGGTCCGGTCCTGCGGCCCGGCGCCCCCGAGCCGCTCGACCGGGCGGCCCGCGTCGCGCGGTGGCTGCCGCGGCACGACGGGGGGTCTGACGGCGTCCTGCTCCTCGGCGTCGGCGGTCTGACGGCGACGATCGCGCTCGAGTGGGCGCTCGGCGTCGGCGTGCTGCACGAGGGTCTCGTCGAGGGCTTCTACGGGTCGGCGCGCCTCGTCGCGACGGTCGGTCCGGCAGGGGCCGAGGCCGACGGCGCGCCCGCCTGGTACCTCGTCGTGTCGGCGCTCCTCATGCTCGTCGGCATCGCCTTCACGGGGGCCCTGGTGGCCGGGATCGTCGAGTGGATGGTGGGGCCGCGCACGGCCTCCCTCGTGGGGCCCCGCCGCGTCCCGGTCCGCGACCACGTCGTCGTCGCCGGCCTGGGGCAGGTCGGCCTGCGGGTCGCCGAGCTGCTGGCCGCGCTGCGCGTGCCGGTCGTCGTCGTCGAACGGTCGCGGGACGCGCCGCACCTCGGGGCGGCGCGGGCGGCCCGGGTGCCGGTCGTGCTCGGTGACGCCGGCTCGCGGGCGGTGCTGACGCGGCTGAGGCTCGCGCGGGCCCGGGCGGTCGCGGCGATGGGGTCGGAGGACCTCGACAACGTCGCCGTCGTCATCAACGCGCTCGCCGTGGCTCCCGGCGTCCGGGCCGTCCTGCGGGCCGGCGAGGGCGCCGCCGTCACCGAGACCACGTCCCTCTTCCGCATCGCCCGGGTCGCCGACGTGGGCGTCATGACGGCGGCGTGGGTGTGTGCCTCGGTGCGTGGTCGCCGGCCGCGCGTCGTGTGGGCCGGCGAGCACCGGGTGGGCGTGCTGGACGCGGAGGGGGTCGGTCGCCGCGAGGTGCCCGTGCGGTGCGGATGCGCCGCGGGCTGA
- a CDS encoding SLAC1 anion channel family protein, producing MTRTTTVQASAATGPSPGGRSLAHLPVTLFSSVMGLGGVSLAWRRAARVYDLPAWPAQGFLSLATLAFLVVGAAYGAKWVRFPDAARAELCHPVRMAFAPTVTIALLVLATAGQSVAPGVASVLWWVGAIGHLVATVAVVSAWFGRADIVHGTVTPAWFIPVVGNVITPLAAREIGSVELARFAFGVGVAFWVALLPLVLQRVLLHDSALPEKLLPTMAIFVAPPSVAMLSWGVLTGAVDDPVGVLLFSAAMSFVAILLAQVGRLRRIPFAVPYWAYTFPLAAASAAAVAMAGARPQVAYDVVAVALLGATSLLVLVVTGLTLRAAARGRICLPE from the coding sequence ATGACCCGGACCACGACCGTTCAGGCCTCCGCGGCGACGGGCCCGTCGCCGGGCGGGCGCTCGCTGGCGCACCTGCCCGTCACCCTGTTCTCGTCCGTCATGGGGCTCGGGGGGGTGTCGCTGGCCTGGCGTCGCGCCGCCCGCGTCTACGACCTGCCGGCGTGGCCGGCCCAGGGCTTCCTCAGCCTCGCGACGCTGGCCTTCCTCGTCGTCGGCGCCGCCTACGGGGCCAAGTGGGTCCGCTTCCCGGACGCCGCACGGGCCGAGCTGTGCCACCCGGTGCGGATGGCCTTCGCGCCGACCGTGACCATCGCCCTCCTCGTGCTCGCCACGGCCGGCCAGTCGGTCGCGCCGGGAGTCGCGTCTGTCCTGTGGTGGGTGGGGGCGATCGGTCACCTCGTGGCGACCGTGGCCGTCGTCAGCGCCTGGTTCGGGCGCGCCGACATCGTCCACGGCACGGTGACCCCCGCGTGGTTCATCCCCGTCGTCGGCAACGTCATCACGCCGCTGGCCGCGCGCGAGATCGGCTCCGTCGAGCTCGCGCGGTTCGCGTTCGGTGTCGGGGTGGCGTTCTGGGTCGCCCTGCTGCCCCTCGTCCTCCAGCGGGTCCTGCTGCACGACAGCGCTCTTCCCGAGAAGCTCCTGCCGACCATGGCGATCTTCGTCGCGCCCCCGTCGGTCGCGATGCTCTCGTGGGGCGTCCTGACCGGTGCGGTCGACGACCCCGTCGGCGTCCTGCTGTTCTCCGCGGCGATGTCGTTCGTGGCGATCCTCCTGGCGCAGGTGGGCCGGCTGCGGCGCATCCCGTTCGCGGTGCCCTACTGGGCCTACACCTTCCCGCTCGCTGCTGCGTCGGCCGCGGCCGTCGCGATGGCCGGGGCCCGGCCGCAGGTGGCGTACGACGTCGTCGCCGTGGCCCTGCTCGGTGCGACGAGCCTGCTCGTGCTGGTGGTGACAGGGTTGACGCTGCGGGCTGCGGCCCGTGGGCGGATCTGCCTGCCGGAGTGA
- a CDS encoding PIG-L deacetylase family protein has protein sequence MTTEALPAWRTVLAVVAHPDDESFGLGALLDAFGAAGAEVSVLCLTRGEASTLGEVEGDLASVRDAELRSAAAALGVARTSLLAHPDGGLPSVPDEVLRGDVAAEVRRVAPDGMLVFDPVAGVTGHADHEAASVAAVAVGAGLGVPVLGWALPAEVAATLRDETGGGFAGHPLEDLTGVVVDRTRQLEAVRCHATQAVPGSVLWRRLELLGDREHVRRLV, from the coding sequence ATGACCACTGAGGCACTGCCGGCGTGGCGCACGGTGCTCGCCGTCGTCGCCCACCCCGACGACGAGTCCTTCGGGCTGGGGGCGCTGCTCGACGCCTTCGGGGCCGCGGGCGCCGAGGTGTCGGTGCTGTGCCTGACCCGTGGGGAGGCGTCGACGCTCGGCGAGGTCGAGGGCGACCTCGCGTCGGTGCGCGACGCCGAGCTGCGCTCTGCGGCAGCGGCGCTGGGGGTCGCACGCACGTCCTTGCTCGCGCATCCGGACGGGGGCCTGCCCTCGGTCCCCGACGAGGTGCTCCGGGGCGACGTCGCGGCCGAGGTCCGCCGGGTCGCGCCCGACGGCATGCTCGTGTTCGACCCGGTGGCCGGCGTGACCGGCCACGCCGACCACGAGGCGGCCTCGGTCGCCGCCGTGGCCGTCGGCGCCGGTCTCGGTGTGCCCGTGCTGGGGTGGGCGCTGCCCGCCGAGGTCGCGGCGACGCTGCGGGACGAGACCGGGGGCGGGTTCGCCGGCCACCCGCTCGAGGACCTGACCGGGGTGGTCGTCGACCGGACCCGCCAGCTCGAGGCCGTCCGTTGCCACGCGACGCAGGCGGTGCCGGGCAGCGTGCTGTGGCGCCGGCTGGAGCTCCTCGGCGACCGGGAGCACGTGCGCCGGCTGGTCTGA
- a CDS encoding alcohol dehydrogenase catalytic domain-containing protein has product MRALVYDAFREPLRVTELPDPAAPQGGAVVRVLSAGLCRSDWHGWMGHDGDIATFPHVPGHELAGVVESVGDGVDPAWVGRPVTAPFVQACGACPTCAAGDGQVCPHQRQPGFTDPGCFAERVVVRAAGTNLVALPDAVPPEVAAGLGCRVATAHRAVVARGRVAPRDTVLVSGCGGVGLASVAIAVALGARVAATDLDPASRARAEALGAELTLDAALDPADLVAAVADWSGGGARVGVEAVGAPAACRTGILALGRRGRHVQVGLLPPAAGSATVPMERVIGWELDVLGSHGMAAADYAGLLDDVADGRLDLGALLAPSDPAGLEETGHLLARMGDAGSRGMVLVDPSH; this is encoded by the coding sequence GTGCGAGCCCTCGTCTACGACGCCTTCCGCGAGCCCCTGCGGGTCACCGAGCTGCCCGACCCCGCTGCCCCGCAGGGCGGCGCCGTCGTGCGGGTGCTCAGCGCCGGCCTCTGCCGCAGCGACTGGCACGGCTGGATGGGCCACGACGGCGACATCGCGACCTTCCCCCACGTCCCGGGCCACGAGCTCGCCGGCGTCGTCGAGTCGGTCGGCGACGGGGTCGACCCCGCCTGGGTCGGCCGTCCCGTCACCGCCCCCTTCGTCCAGGCCTGCGGGGCCTGCCCGACGTGCGCCGCCGGCGACGGCCAGGTCTGCCCGCACCAGCGCCAGCCCGGCTTCACCGACCCGGGCTGCTTCGCCGAGCGGGTCGTCGTCCGCGCCGCGGGCACCAACCTGGTCGCCCTCCCCGACGCCGTCCCGCCGGAGGTCGCGGCCGGCCTCGGCTGCCGGGTCGCGACCGCCCACCGGGCCGTCGTCGCCCGGGGCCGGGTCGCGCCGCGTGACACCGTGCTCGTCAGCGGCTGCGGCGGCGTCGGCCTCGCCTCCGTCGCCATCGCCGTCGCCCTCGGGGCGCGCGTCGCCGCGACCGACCTCGACCCGGCCTCACGCGCCCGCGCCGAGGCCCTCGGCGCGGAGCTCACCCTCGACGCCGCGCTCGACCCCGCCGACCTCGTCGCGGCCGTCGCCGACTGGTCCGGCGGCGGCGCCCGCGTCGGCGTCGAGGCCGTCGGTGCACCCGCCGCCTGCCGCACCGGCATCCTCGCCCTGGGACGCCGTGGCCGGCACGTCCAGGTCGGCCTGCTGCCGCCTGCCGCCGGGTCCGCGACCGTCCCGATGGAGCGCGTCATCGGTTGGGAGCTCGACGTGCTCGGCAGCCACGGGATGGCCGCCGCCGACTACGCGGGCCTGCTCGACGACGTCGCGGACGGCCGGCTGGACCTCGGCGCGCTCCTCGCCCCCAGTGACCCGGCCGGGCTGGAGGAGACCGGCCACCTCCTGGCCCGGATGGGCGACGCGGGCTCGCGTGGGATGGTCCTCGTGGACCCGTCCCACTGA
- a CDS encoding MBL fold metallo-hydrolase, whose translation MIFTQYYLDCLSQASYLVADETTGQAVVVDPRRDVAEYVEDARARGLTIVGVVNTHFHADFVSGHLELARETGAWIGYGEAAQADFEVRHLADGERISLGDVTLEIMATPGHTPESISVLVLEHADDEVAYGVLTGDALFIGDVGRPDLLASIGVTADGLGRMLYDSIQHRLMGLDDAVRVFPAHGAGSACGKNLSTEKQSTIGEQRRFNYACQPMTEEQFLAVVTAGQPAAPEYFVYNAILNRQEREVRELDVAVPALDADAVDAALASGAVVHDARDPQEFAAAHLEGAVNVPVDGRMAETVGMVFAPEQRIVVMAPEGQEQEVATRFSRIGFDHVVGYVADVEGFLLAHADRVRRASRLTVSEAAEAAATGDVQLVDVRNAGEVENGTIRGARHIPLAELGRRSEELDPGRPVVAFCAGGWRSSVATSLLRSRGFADVSDVLGGYAAWDAAHARA comes from the coding sequence ATGATCTTCACCCAGTACTACCTCGACTGCCTCTCGCAGGCCTCCTACCTCGTCGCCGACGAGACCACGGGTCAGGCGGTCGTCGTCGACCCGCGCCGCGACGTCGCCGAGTACGTCGAGGACGCCCGGGCCCGTGGGCTGACCATCGTCGGGGTCGTCAACACCCACTTCCACGCCGACTTCGTCTCCGGCCACCTCGAGCTGGCGCGCGAGACGGGCGCCTGGATCGGCTACGGCGAGGCCGCGCAGGCCGACTTCGAGGTCCGCCACCTCGCCGACGGCGAGCGCATCTCGCTCGGGGACGTGACCCTCGAGATCATGGCGACGCCGGGGCACACCCCCGAGTCGATCTCGGTGCTCGTCCTCGAGCACGCCGACGACGAGGTCGCGTACGGCGTCCTCACCGGTGACGCGCTCTTCATCGGTGACGTCGGCCGCCCGGACCTGCTCGCGTCCATCGGCGTCACCGCCGACGGGCTCGGCCGGATGCTCTACGACTCGATCCAGCACCGGCTCATGGGGCTCGACGACGCGGTGCGCGTCTTCCCGGCCCACGGCGCGGGCTCGGCGTGCGGCAAGAACCTCTCGACCGAGAAGCAGTCGACGATCGGCGAGCAGCGGCGGTTCAACTACGCCTGCCAGCCGATGACGGAGGAGCAGTTCCTCGCCGTCGTCACCGCCGGCCAGCCCGCCGCCCCCGAGTACTTCGTCTACAACGCGATCCTCAACCGTCAGGAGCGTGAGGTCCGCGAGCTCGACGTCGCGGTGCCGGCGCTCGACGCGGACGCGGTCGACGCAGCGCTCGCGTCCGGCGCCGTGGTGCACGACGCCCGCGACCCGCAGGAGTTCGCCGCCGCCCACCTCGAGGGAGCGGTCAACGTCCCGGTCGACGGCCGGATGGCCGAGACCGTCGGGATGGTCTTCGCGCCGGAGCAGCGGATCGTCGTCATGGCGCCGGAGGGTCAGGAGCAGGAGGTCGCGACCCGCTTCTCGCGCATCGGCTTCGACCACGTCGTCGGGTACGTCGCCGACGTCGAGGGCTTCCTCCTCGCGCACGCCGACCGCGTGCGCCGGGCCAGCCGGCTCACCGTCTCCGAGGCGGCCGAGGCCGCCGCGACCGGTGACGTGCAGCTCGTCGACGTCCGCAACGCCGGCGAGGTCGAGAACGGCACCATCCGGGGCGCCCGTCACATCCCGCTCGCCGAGCTGGGCCGCCGCAGCGAGGAGCTCGACCCGGGCCGCCCGGTCGTCGCGTTCTGCGCGGGCGGGTGGCGCAGCTCGGTCGCGACGAGCCTGCTGCGCTCGCGCGGCTTCGCCGACGTCTCCGACGTGCTCGGCGGCTACGCGGCGTGGGACGCCGCGCACGCCAGGGCCTGA
- a CDS encoding substrate-binding domain-containing protein yields MHRRPVLAVASAALILALAACGTPGEPGADSGAGSGSSASSGPVEVGLVYSKSGPLATYGEQYRQGFTAGLDYATQGTNAVGGRQVEVTEQDDAGDPAKAVAAATDLIGQGVKVLAGSTSSGVALQVAPLAKDNKVLFISGPAAVDAVTGANEYTFRSGRQTFQDVATAGTMIGDVEGKKVTVLAQDSAFGKANVAAVTSVLGTKGATVSAVEVPAAATEFTPFASKIKAAKPDLLFVAWAGANATQMWTSLSQQGVFDVTTVVTGLDIKPTHALFGESATKIDFLSHFYEGAADNPAYQALDAGMKEQGGSVDLFTNDGFVAAQMVVHALEKSADDTDAMVTALEGWSFEGPKGQMTIRPEDHALLQPMFTASLEKSGDGYAVKPGRTLDPQAVAPPVSAFK; encoded by the coding sequence GTGCACCGTCGCCCAGTTCTCGCCGTGGCGAGCGCAGCCCTGATCCTGGCCCTCGCGGCCTGCGGCACCCCCGGGGAGCCCGGTGCCGACAGCGGCGCCGGCTCGGGGTCGTCCGCCTCGAGCGGCCCCGTCGAGGTGGGGCTGGTCTACAGCAAGTCCGGCCCCCTGGCCACGTACGGCGAGCAGTACCGGCAGGGGTTCACGGCCGGCCTCGACTACGCCACGCAGGGCACCAACGCCGTGGGCGGCCGTCAGGTCGAGGTGACCGAGCAGGACGACGCCGGCGACCCCGCCAAGGCCGTCGCCGCCGCGACCGACCTCATCGGCCAGGGCGTCAAGGTCCTCGCCGGCTCGACCTCGTCCGGCGTCGCCCTCCAGGTCGCCCCGCTGGCCAAGGACAACAAGGTCCTCTTCATCTCGGGCCCCGCCGCCGTCGACGCCGTCACCGGCGCCAACGAGTACACCTTCCGCTCCGGCCGTCAGACCTTCCAGGACGTCGCGACCGCCGGCACGATGATCGGCGACGTCGAGGGCAAGAAGGTCACGGTCCTCGCCCAGGACAGCGCCTTCGGCAAGGCCAACGTCGCCGCCGTGACGAGCGTCCTCGGCACGAAGGGCGCGACCGTCTCGGCCGTCGAGGTCCCCGCCGCCGCGACCGAGTTCACCCCGTTCGCGAGCAAGATCAAGGCCGCGAAGCCCGACCTGCTCTTCGTCGCGTGGGCCGGCGCCAACGCCACCCAGATGTGGACCTCGCTCTCGCAGCAGGGCGTCTTCGACGTGACGACCGTCGTCACCGGTCTCGACATCAAGCCGACGCACGCCCTCTTCGGCGAGTCCGCCACGAAGATCGACTTCCTCTCGCACTTCTACGAGGGCGCGGCCGACAACCCGGCCTACCAGGCGCTCGACGCGGGGATGAAGGAGCAGGGCGGCTCGGTCGACCTCTTCACCAACGACGGCTTCGTCGCCGCCCAGATGGTCGTCCACGCGCTCGAGAAGAGCGCCGACGACACCGACGCCATGGTCACGGCCCTCGAGGGCTGGAGCTTCGAGGGGCCGAAGGGGCAGATGACCATCCGCCCCGAGGACCACGCCCTGCTGCAGCCGATGTTCACCGCGTCCCTCGAGAAGAGCGGCGACGGGTACGCCGTCAAGCCGGGCAGGACGCTCGACCCGCAGGCCGTCGCCCCGCCGGTCAGCGCCTTCAAGTGA
- a CDS encoding ABC transporter ATP-binding protein: protein MIGAEAVGWQVGGARILEDVSLTVAAGELVGIIGPNGAGKSSLVNVLSGVTRPTTGRVTLDGADVSRASATKRSRLGLARSFQTSALFDGLTAGENVRLAVQGSGPAPASPFRRAASVAAGRVEELLERVGMGGTAGTLARDLSHGGRRKLELAMALASDPRALLLDEPMAGVSAEDVDGLTEIIGEVRDSGVAVAMVEHHMHVVLGLADRVAVLHHGSLLAVGAPDEVTADERVQQAYLGEAL from the coding sequence GTGATCGGCGCCGAGGCCGTCGGCTGGCAGGTCGGGGGCGCGCGCATCCTCGAGGACGTCAGCCTGACGGTCGCCGCCGGCGAGCTGGTCGGCATCATCGGCCCGAACGGCGCCGGCAAGTCCTCGCTCGTCAACGTCCTCTCGGGGGTGACCCGCCCGACCACCGGCCGGGTCACCCTCGACGGGGCCGACGTGAGCCGGGCATCCGCCACGAAGCGCTCGCGGCTCGGGCTGGCCCGCTCGTTCCAGACCTCGGCGCTGTTCGACGGCCTGACCGCCGGCGAGAACGTGCGGCTCGCGGTCCAGGGCTCCGGCCCGGCCCCGGCCTCGCCCTTCCGCCGCGCGGCGTCCGTCGCGGCCGGCCGGGTCGAGGAGCTGCTCGAGCGGGTCGGGATGGGCGGCACCGCCGGAACCCTCGCCCGCGACCTGTCGCACGGCGGTCGCCGCAAGCTCGAGCTCGCCATGGCCCTCGCGTCCGACCCGCGCGCGCTGCTGCTCGACGAGCCGATGGCCGGCGTCTCGGCCGAGGACGTCGACGGGCTGACCGAGATCATCGGCGAGGTCCGCGACTCCGGCGTGGCCGTCGCGATGGTCGAGCACCACATGCACGTCGTCCTCGGCCTCGCCGACCGCGTCGCGGTGCTGCACCACGGCAGCCTCCTCGCGGTCGGCGCGCCCGACGAGGTGACGGCCGACGAGCGCGTCCAGCAGGCCTACCTGGGAGAAGCACTGTGA
- a CDS encoding ABC transporter ATP-binding protein: MTSVLTLDDVHVRYGGSHVLQGVSFEVPDTGVTALLGRNGVGKTTTLKAVLGLAPRTGGIRLRDRDITGNPVHRIVAGGIGYVPEDREVFGGLTVDENLRLVGGTTGTDAPIVEELFPDLLARRAQKAGTLSGGQQQMVALARVLLRENDLLLVDEPTKGLAPKLVTEVADVLARVARTTPVLLVEQNLPLVRRIADTVVVLDAGRVVHRGEARALVEDPDLTTELLGVSMRRQEMA; this comes from the coding sequence GTGACCAGCGTCCTCACCCTCGACGACGTGCACGTCCGCTACGGCGGCTCGCACGTCCTCCAGGGCGTCTCGTTCGAGGTGCCCGACACCGGCGTCACCGCCCTGCTGGGCCGCAACGGCGTCGGCAAGACGACGACCCTCAAGGCGGTGCTCGGCCTCGCGCCGCGCACCGGGGGCATCCGCCTGCGCGACCGCGACATCACCGGCAACCCCGTGCACCGCATCGTCGCCGGTGGCATCGGCTACGTCCCCGAGGACCGCGAGGTCTTCGGTGGGCTGACCGTCGACGAGAACCTGCGCCTCGTCGGCGGCACGACGGGCACTGACGCCCCGATCGTCGAGGAGCTCTTCCCCGACCTCTTGGCCCGCCGGGCGCAGAAGGCCGGGACGCTCTCGGGCGGGCAGCAGCAGATGGTCGCGCTCGCGCGGGTCCTGCTGCGCGAGAACGATCTCCTCCTCGTCGACGAGCCGACGAAGGGCCTCGCCCCGAAGCTCGTCACCGAGGTCGCCGACGTCCTCGCCCGCGTGGCCCGGACGACCCCGGTCCTCCTCGTCGAGCAGAACCTGCCCCTCGTGCGCCGCATCGCCGACACCGTCGTCGTCCTCGACGCCGGACGGGTCGTGCACCGGGGCGAGGCGCGGGCGCTCGTCGAGGACCCCGACCTGACGACCGAGCTGCTCGGCGTCTCGATGCGACGGCAGGAGATGGCGTGA
- a CDS encoding branched-chain amino acid ABC transporter permease, with protein sequence MSDLVLVLVTGLGLGALYFLAASGLSLVYGLMGVLNFAHGSFMTGGAYAAWLTMDALPASMAVGLRLLVAAVVAVLVGAVVGVLVEVVLIRPLYRHHIQQVLVTVGLSLASVAAVQGIWGSDPHPVARPRLLTGTVEVLGARLPVDRFLYLAVALALYGGLLALLNHTRLGLVIRAGVENRTMVQALGIDVRRTFTVVFGLGGAVAALAGVLYSQYAGTVSPLQGGSLLIYAFIVVVIGGMGSLTGTAVAAVAVGLVQQLANYYAASGIGDLSVVLLLALVLLLRPSSLKGATA encoded by the coding sequence GTGAGCGACCTCGTCCTCGTCCTCGTCACCGGGCTCGGCCTCGGGGCGCTGTACTTCCTCGCCGCGAGCGGCCTCTCGCTCGTCTACGGACTGATGGGCGTGCTCAACTTCGCCCACGGCTCGTTCATGACCGGCGGCGCGTATGCCGCGTGGCTGACGATGGACGCCCTCCCGGCGTCGATGGCCGTCGGGCTGCGGCTGCTCGTCGCGGCCGTCGTGGCGGTGCTCGTCGGCGCCGTCGTCGGCGTGCTCGTCGAGGTCGTCCTCATCCGCCCGCTGTACCGGCACCACATCCAGCAGGTGCTCGTCACCGTCGGCCTCTCGCTCGCGAGCGTGGCTGCGGTGCAGGGCATCTGGGGCTCCGACCCCCACCCGGTCGCCAGGCCGCGGCTGCTGACCGGCACGGTCGAGGTGCTCGGGGCGCGGCTGCCGGTCGACCGGTTCCTCTACCTCGCGGTCGCCCTGGCCCTCTACGGCGGCCTGCTGGCGCTCCTCAACCACACGCGCCTCGGGCTGGTCATCCGGGCCGGCGTCGAGAACCGCACGATGGTCCAGGCGCTCGGCATCGACGTCCGGCGCACCTTCACCGTCGTCTTCGGGCTCGGCGGCGCCGTCGCGGCCCTCGCCGGCGTCCTCTACTCGCAGTACGCCGGCACGGTGTCGCCGCTCCAGGGCGGTTCGCTGCTCATCTACGCGTTCATCGTCGTCGTCATCGGCGGGATGGGGTCGCTGACCGGCACCGCGGTCGCCGCCGTCGCGGTCGGGCTCGTCCAGCAGCTCGCGAACTACTACGCGGCCAGCGGGATCGGCGACCTCTCGGTCGTCCTGCTGCTCGCCCTCGTCCTCCTGCTGCGCCCGTCCTCGCTGAAAGGGGCCACCGCATGA